The following proteins come from a genomic window of Candidatus Omnitrophota bacterium:
- a CDS encoding radical SAM protein: protein MEYDINTVNRMIMGNIYLIKNKLGKLIFTHRDVLGYILAGRFKEAFNLLYTIYYVPGGEGALQMLYRFGLDKIYTRFPGLAPVPRYFEIETTTICDKKCVFCENIHWEKGSQVRRHLTFDEFKYTVDQFPNVRWVNMTGEGSAFLNKDYWKMLRYLKDRYKTAIYLVDHLSDLSHAELDELIHLVKGLYVSMDGSSKDTYEKIKQGCSFDKVVDNIRYIIERKRALKLHKPELHFRYVIIKDNVKEIPGFIDLINSLGSKKDFELTTINFTGLLYFDSIKQFYVSTLNEGLIAEIKKRMNKGVYFRFEHTIEKFNPSLEKCYYWMEPYLMMEGYVLPCCQVLMSNQRPFLRQHSFGNVFKNSFKDIWNSKKYNNFRKTIVNPQGKVPIFCVGCRQFKTEERLRKYGVEHGN, encoded by the coding sequence ATGGAATACGATATAAATACAGTTAATCGGATGATTATGGGGAATATATATTTAATTAAGAACAAGCTCGGTAAGCTTATATTTACCCATCGCGACGTTTTGGGATATATCTTAGCCGGAAGATTTAAGGAGGCATTTAATTTGTTATATACGATATACTATGTCCCCGGAGGGGAAGGGGCTTTACAGATGCTCTATCGTTTTGGTTTAGACAAAATATATACTCGTTTTCCCGGCCTTGCCCCTGTTCCGCGGTATTTTGAAATAGAGACTACGACGATTTGTGATAAGAAATGTGTTTTTTGTGAGAATATTCATTGGGAAAAGGGGAGCCAGGTAAGAAGACACTTAACCTTTGATGAGTTTAAGTATACTGTTGACCAATTCCCGAATGTCCGCTGGGTCAATATGACCGGAGAAGGATCAGCCTTTCTCAATAAAGATTACTGGAAGATGTTGCGGTACCTTAAGGATAGGTATAAAACAGCCATATATCTGGTCGATCATTTAAGCGATCTTAGTCATGCAGAACTCGATGAATTGATCCATCTGGTAAAAGGTTTATATGTTTCTATGGATGGCTCCAGCAAGGATACTTATGAAAAGATAAAGCAGGGATGTTCTTTTGACAAGGTCGTTGATAATATCCGATATATCATTGAGCGGAAGCGGGCTCTTAAGCTGCATAAGCCGGAGTTACATTTCAGGTACGTAATTATTAAAGATAACGTTAAGGAGATCCCTGGTTTTATAGATTTGATTAATAGTCTAGGCAGCAAGAAAGACTTCGAACTGACAACTATAAATTTTACCGGCTTACTCTATTTTGATTCAATTAAACAATTTTACGTTTCTACGCTTAATGAAGGACTCATAGCGGAGATCAAGAAACGCATGAATAAGGGAGTTTACTTCAGGTTTGAGCATACAATTGAGAAATTTAACCCGTCTCTAGAGAAATGTTATTATTGGATGGAGCCTTATTTAATGATGGAAGGCTATGTACTTCCTTGCTGTCAAGTTTTAATGTCAAATCAGCGTCCTTTTCTAAGGCAGCATTCATTTGGTAACGTATTTAAAAATTCCTTTAAAGATATTTGGAACTCTAAAAAATATAATAATTTCCGTAAGACAATAGTTAACCCGCAAGGGAAAGTTCCTATTTTTTGCGTTGGTTGCAGGCAATTTAAGACTGAAGAACGCCTGAGGAAGTATGGCGTAGAACATGGCAATTAA
- a CDS encoding glycosyltransferase family 1 protein yields the protein MRIGISFFGCAGGKTKGSGISVYAKNLIKNLAAIDKINDYYIFLSKDNKRSFVYVAQGNLHFKIIPVGETGISRVIFEQFILPVLCLFYRVDIVHYIMPRMPFVNFTKSVVTVHDLMYKFYNENFKGYVSNLKYKYFNACMKRVMKKADKIIAVSKYTALAVENYFKRGINKINVIYEGVDPEFFKSPNGDSAESKPDRSEGYILAVKSGFPHKNLKSVLSGYVLAKKKYNFPHKLVVLGDSTGMPVELSRLLKDSGKGGEVVFMNSVTEKSLIDMYKNAALFISLSLNEGFGLPVLEAMAAGVPVICSDRASFPEIVGEAAVIVDPLNVDKISEAINTCLNDDILTKKMVDEGIRRARRFSWEQTALQTLELYNAAAYLRR from the coding sequence ATGCGTATAGGGATTTCATTTTTTGGATGCGCGGGAGGCAAGACCAAGGGTTCAGGCATAAGTGTCTATGCCAAGAACTTAATTAAAAATCTCGCGGCCATTGACAAAATCAATGATTATTATATTTTTTTAAGTAAAGACAATAAGAGAAGTTTTGTATATGTGGCGCAGGGTAATCTTCATTTTAAAATAATCCCGGTTGGAGAAACAGGTATTAGCAGAGTAATATTTGAACAATTTATTTTACCGGTATTATGCTTATTTTATCGGGTCGATATAGTTCATTATATCATGCCTAGGATGCCGTTTGTGAATTTCACAAAATCAGTAGTTACAGTTCACGATTTAATGTATAAATTCTATAATGAAAATTTTAAAGGCTATGTTTCTAACTTAAAATACAAATATTTTAATGCGTGTATGAAGAGGGTAATGAAAAAAGCCGATAAGATCATTGCTGTTTCAAAATATACAGCCCTAGCTGTAGAAAACTATTTTAAAAGAGGGATTAATAAGATTAATGTTATTTATGAAGGAGTCGATCCGGAATTTTTTAAAAGCCCAAATGGAGATTCAGCGGAAAGTAAGCCGGATCGTTCCGAGGGGTATATTCTTGCGGTAAAGTCCGGATTCCCGCATAAAAACTTAAAAAGTGTCTTGAGCGGGTATGTTCTGGCTAAGAAAAAATATAACTTTCCTCATAAATTGGTCGTTCTGGGGGATTCAACCGGAATGCCGGTGGAGTTATCGCGACTACTCAAAGATTCCGGTAAGGGGGGAGAAGTAGTTTTTATGAACAGTGTTACAGAAAAATCTTTGATAGATATGTATAAAAATGCCGCTCTTTTTATTTCCTTATCACTAAATGAAGGATTTGGCCTACCTGTCCTTGAGGCAATGGCTGCGGGAGTACCGGTAATTTGTTCTGATAGAGCCTCTTTCCCCGAGATAGTTGGGGAGGCTGCCGTAATAGTAGATCCATTAAATGTGGATAAGATAAGTGAGGCAATAAATACCTGCTTAAATGACGACATTTTGACTAAAAAAATGGTAGATGAGGGGATACGGAGAGCTAGAAGATTTTCTTGGGAACAAACAGCGTTGCAGACTCTTGAGCTTTATA
- a CDS encoding nucleotidyltransferase family protein → MQALILAGGRGKRLGGASAAANKCLLNVLGRPLIEYSLEIAINSGIKDIVVVVGYRSEDIINNYGDSYKGSRIEYVTQAEQKGLIHAMECAKNSINDGSFMLLLGDEFMVNPRHKEMPGRFENKGLFGICGIVLVEDKDLIKRTYAVYENKDNAIYRLVEKPENPLNNKMGTGNCIFNSKVFSFIENVPVNKKRGEKELPDLIQCAIDDGKRVEAFEICEHYININSSEEFKKAESYFAHL, encoded by the coding sequence ATGCAAGCTTTAATTCTAGCAGGCGGTAGGGGTAAACGGTTGGGAGGTGCTTCAGCAGCAGCTAATAAGTGCCTGCTTAATGTATTGGGCCGGCCTCTGATAGAGTATAGCCTAGAGATTGCTATTAATAGTGGGATAAAAGATATAGTGGTTGTTGTTGGGTATCGCTCAGAAGATATTATCAATAATTACGGTGATAGCTATAAAGGTAGTAGAATAGAATACGTGACTCAGGCAGAGCAAAAAGGGCTAATTCACGCGATGGAATGCGCTAAGAATTCTATAAATGATGGTTCATTCATGCTGTTACTAGGAGATGAATTTATGGTAAACCCCCGGCATAAGGAAATGCCGGGCAGGTTTGAAAACAAAGGATTATTTGGGATATGCGGGATAGTTTTAGTAGAAGATAAAGATTTGATTAAAAGAACATATGCGGTATATGAAAATAAGGATAATGCAATTTACCGCTTAGTCGAAAAACCCGAGAACCCGCTTAATAATAAAATGGGTACCGGCAACTGTATTTTCAATTCCAAGGTATTCTCTTTTATTGAAAATGTCCCTGTTAACAAAAAACGCGGAGAAAAGGAATTGCCTGATCTTATCCAGTGCGCCATAGATGATGGTAAAAGAGTCGAGGCTTTTGAAATATGCGAACATTATATTAATATAAATTCATCCGAAGAATTTAAGAAAGCAGAATCTTATTTTGCGCATCTGTAG
- a CDS encoding GDP-mannose 4,6-dehydratase: MKVLVTGGCGFLGSHVCEYYVRKGWSVISLDNMTKYELNRIGYVTDKARSYNWDFLKKLGVKLTKGDIRDKKELWKAGKNVDYIIHTAAQPAMTISWEDPDLDFSTNVIGTFNVLQLAKSLQVPIVSCASIHVYGNKINAELKEEKTRYTRNPEAINEDYPTMTGILTPLHASKKSAEYYVQAFIDTYKLKAASFRLTGIYGVRQLGGEDHGWVANFCIRAVLGYPLTIYGTGKQVRDIIYATDICKAFDAFYREQKPGIYNIGGGVLTRISLLECIDLIKEVSGIEPEVRFAQDRLGDLRYFVCDIAKAKKELHWEAKITVKKGLEKLIEWVRDSRELFTGN; encoded by the coding sequence GTGAAAGTCTTAGTCACGGGAGGTTGCGGTTTTTTAGGCTCTCATGTTTGCGAGTATTATGTTAGAAAAGGATGGAGCGTTATTTCTTTAGATAATATGACTAAATATGAGCTTAATAGAATTGGCTACGTGACGGATAAGGCTAGAAGCTACAATTGGGATTTTCTTAAAAAGCTGGGAGTGAAATTAACAAAGGGCGATATCCGCGATAAAAAGGAATTGTGGAAAGCGGGAAAAAACGTAGATTATATAATTCATACTGCGGCTCAACCTGCTATGACCATAAGCTGGGAGGACCCTGATTTGGATTTTTCAACAAACGTTATAGGGACATTTAATGTCCTTCAGCTGGCAAAGAGCTTACAAGTCCCAATCGTCAGTTGTGCTTCTATCCACGTATATGGCAATAAAATTAATGCGGAATTAAAAGAAGAGAAAACCCGATATACTAGGAATCCTGAAGCAATAAATGAGGATTATCCTACGATGACCGGCATATTGACTCCTCTTCATGCTTCTAAAAAAAGTGCCGAGTATTATGTTCAGGCGTTTATAGATACTTATAAATTAAAAGCCGCCAGTTTTAGGCTGACGGGGATTTATGGGGTTAGGCAATTGGGGGGGGAGGATCACGGATGGGTGGCCAACTTTTGTATAAGGGCAGTTTTAGGGTATCCCCTGACAATATACGGCACAGGCAAACAAGTCAGAGATATTATTTACGCGACTGATATATGCAAGGCATTCGATGCTTTCTATAGGGAACAAAAGCCCGGTATTTATAATATAGGAGGCGGAGTATTAACAAGGATTTCCCTTTTGGAGTGCATAGATTTAATTAAAGAGGTTAGCGGGATAGAGCCGGAAGTTAGATTTGCTCAGGATCGTCTAGGCGATTTACGCTATTTTGTCTGCGATATTGCGAAAGCAAAAAAAGAACTTCACTGGGAGGCGAAGATTACGGTAAAAAAAGGGCTCGAAAAGCTTATAGAATGGGTACGGGATAGCAGGGAATTATTTACCGGTAATTAA
- a CDS encoding glycosyltransferase family 4 protein, which translates to MKICLVSDYLPHIHDTWSGAELVCWKTGELLSKRGHKVIFITLKDRNTKKSRIDNIFFIKCFFYRLQFIGKNFILDIAAIFSTINILLKIRPDVVHIHSKLLFFPAAIGSWILRIPFFYTVLDYYILCPRNLLLRPNGQLCNYNQGEHCSDCFSLSDRGVVKFVDKLIPKSLKSFLCIIRKHTVDFFMNKSSKIITFSETSKNRLVNYGYSQDKIEVIYHYHFESTAGGNCPRKGKDANKRILFVGSLIRHKGLHIIIAAMKDVVKEIPNSKLLVVGKGRGKFVDSINRLINECSLCDYVDFLGHRDNDFVLDLIKDVDLVVVPEQWYSEFGPVILIESKLLHKQIVASRIGSIPEFVRDGIDGILVDFDNAHAFAKGMVSLLKSSDSSGRIADGISDAIKKISISDDVFDSLEKVYLSSLKENN; encoded by the coding sequence ATGAAAATATGCCTTGTTTCCGATTATTTGCCGCATATACACGATACCTGGAGCGGTGCCGAACTAGTATGCTGGAAAACGGGTGAGCTACTGAGTAAAAGAGGACATAAGGTCATTTTTATTACTTTAAAAGATAGAAATACCAAAAAGAGTAGAATTGATAATATATTTTTTATTAAATGCTTTTTTTATAGGTTGCAATTCATCGGTAAAAACTTCATATTAGATATAGCAGCTATTTTTAGCACCATAAATATATTGCTTAAAATCAGACCGGATGTTGTGCATATACACAGCAAACTTTTATTTTTCCCGGCAGCGATTGGCAGCTGGATCTTAAGGATTCCATTCTTTTATACAGTACTTGATTATTATATACTTTGCCCCAGGAATCTGCTATTGAGGCCAAATGGCCAGTTATGTAATTATAATCAGGGGGAACATTGTAGCGATTGTTTTTCTTTATCTGACCGGGGCGTAGTGAAATTTGTTGACAAATTGATCCCTAAGAGCCTGAAGAGTTTTTTATGTATTATCAGGAAACATACGGTTGATTTTTTTATGAATAAATCCAGTAAAATTATCACTTTCTCCGAAACTTCCAAGAACAGGCTGGTAAATTACGGTTATTCTCAGGATAAGATTGAGGTAATTTATCATTACCATTTCGAAAGTACTGCTGGCGGGAATTGCCCTAGAAAAGGCAAGGATGCAAATAAAAGAATCTTATTTGTCGGTTCGCTGATAAGACATAAAGGACTGCATATAATTATAGCCGCGATGAAAGATGTCGTTAAAGAAATTCCCAATTCCAAACTGTTAGTCGTTGGCAAGGGAAGGGGGAAATTCGTGGATAGTATCAACAGATTAATTAATGAATGCTCGCTTTGCGACTACGTGGATTTCTTGGGCCATAGGGACAATGATTTTGTGCTTGATTTGATAAAAGATGTCGATCTCGTCGTTGTGCCGGAACAGTGGTATAGTGAGTTTGGGCCAGTAATTCTTATCGAATCTAAACTTTTACATAAGCAAATTGTAGCCAGCAGGATTGGCAGTATCCCTGAATTTGTGCGGGACGGCATAGATGGTATTTTGGTTGACTTTGATAATGCTCATGCCTTTGCAAAAGGCATGGTTAGCTTATTGAAAAGTAGTGATTCTTCGGGGCGTATTGCAGATGGGATTTCTGACGCTATTAAAAAAATATCCATAAGCGATGACGTTTTTGATTCTTTGGAAAAAGTTTATTTATCTTCTTTAAAGGAGAATAACTGA